The Acinonyx jubatus isolate Ajub_Pintada_27869175 chromosome A2, VMU_Ajub_asm_v1.0, whole genome shotgun sequence genomic sequence GGCCCATCTCATAGGGACCCTCAATTCATACTAGGTGACTGAAGACAGGAGAGAGGACCATGTTGGGAGCTGGACCCCAGAACCCATGCCGAGGAACGTGGCCTGGCGAggccaggagggaagggaggagagccaCTTCCTTACCTCCCTATGGCTGAACCACTCCAGGCGGCCATCCCCCCGCAGGACACAGAAGATCGGCTGCCACCGAGGTGGGTGGCCCCACAGCTGGGTCAGAGGCCCTTGGTGCTCACGGACTCGGGGAAGCTTCTGCGGGAAGAGGGACCGGTGGGTGTCAGGGGCACAGACCGGTGTCCCCACGTCCAGACCGCCTGGAGAGCACCCCACTCCACACCCCCCATCCCAGGCTCTACCAGGTCCAGGGTGCCCGGGTGCTGCCGAGGTAGCCCTGCTACCTTTCTAAGCCTGCCCACAGCATGCACTTGTTTGGGACAGCTCCAAATACACGCGGATTCAGTCCTCCCCACAGTCCTGGGGGCAGACACCTTGTCCCCACTTCCCCCCTGAGCCTCAGATGACACCCCAGCCCTGGacaacgtcttttttttttattttttttaaggtttattcatttttgagagagacagagtgcaagtctgggaggggcagagagagacggggacacagaatccgaagcaggctccaggctccgagctgtcggcacagagccccctgtggggctcgaactcacgaaccgcgggatcatgatctgagccgaagtcggacacttaaccgactgagccacccaggcgccccagccctggCCGACATCTTGATGGCAGCCTGTGAGAGACCCTGAAAGAAGGAAACTCAGGAGGCTGtgtctggattcctgacccaccgCAACTGTAATACGTGTGTGTTGTTTCCAGCCACTGGCTGTGGGAtgttttgttatgcagcattagCTAACTGAtacaagtgggattgctgggtcgtGGAGCCGGTGGAGTTTACCTTCATGGGAGAAACAGCCAGTCCTCTGCCCACAGACCCCTCCCTTGGGCAGGATGGGGCATCACTTTGTTTTATCACCTTTGTTACTCTTCTCACCACCTGGCCACCTGAACcatgtgccttttatttcatcaCCGGGTCCCAGAGCAAGTCCCGGTACCCAGATGGTGCTCGATAAATACTCTGTGAACACGCTACCTGCATCTGTgatgttttcattctttgataGAAAGTCACGTGTTGGCTAAATGATTCTCCAAACCTTTTCTGAGGTCTGAGATTTTTCCTAGTGATATTGTTAAAACATGATTATAGAAATTATATGCGATAAGCGTTTTGTAAGATGTTCAAACTGAAGCCAGGGGAAAGCCCCCACACTGTCAAACCCCAGCGTCAACTGTGCCCTGGCTCCCGTGGCCGGAACCTACAGGCGGTAAAGGGGCAGGTGGGGACCACACCCGCGGTCCCATGATGCCTTAGGCAGGCAAGGAGAGTCCCGGGTGAGAGAGGGCTCTGTGTCCACAGTGTCGGGGAGCCTCCACCCCAGGGCAGGCAGAGCTGAAAAAGGAGTCATCTGAGAGAGGTAGGAACAACTCAGAGCCCTGATCGGGGAAGTGTCAGTAACCAGCATGGGCTCCAGGTTCACATCCTGCCTTGcatcgttgtttttttttttttttttttttaatgtttattttttgagagacagagacagagacagagcatgagcaggggaggggcagagagagagggagacacagaatctgaagcaggctccaggctctgagctgtcagcacagagcccaatgcggggctcgaactcacagaccgtgagatcatgacctgagctgaagtcagatgtttaaccgactgagccacccaggcgcccctcaaatcctGCCTTGCCCCTCGCTGGCAGGGCGACCTCGGGCGCTGCAGTTTCCTCACTAGTCAGAGACTCATTTCCCAGGCTGGTGAGGACAGGGTGTGTGGTAGAGGGCATGTGGAGTCATTTGTTGGCTTGGCAACATCTGGAGCTGGGGCCAGGCAGCTCTAGGCTCTTACATCCTATCAAGAAACGTCCTGAGCTCCTACTGGGTGCAGGCACCACATGGAGGCGAGGGatttgggaggggggtggggacaaagcctggcccctgccctcccagggcAGACAGATGGGGGAGGCAGATGTGTGACCCAAGGCTTCCCTGGATCAACAGCGGGACGGGGATCCCAGAGGAGGCAcccagcccagggaggggctgtgctgatcaaggaaggcttcttggaagaaGCGGTGGCCGAAGCAtgaggaggaacagggagagtGCACCAGGCAGAGGGTGCCGCACGTGCAAAGGCTCGAGGGTCCAAGGGGCGTGTTTCATGCCCAGTAGACAAGATGAGCCTTTCCCAACTTCAGAATTTGGCTGTGCCCTCCCCCTAGAATCCCCTTCTCATCCCGGGCTCCGCATCCAGCAATTTCTCGTCCTGTACATCTCCGTTCAGAgggggcctccctgccccccgactccccgcccccgcccccaacactgCCTCTCATCTTGTCTTCGTGGCACCTATCGGCAATGACGCTGCAACACGACACAGTAGTCTGTCATTCCTCTCCCCGTCACGCTGTGagccggagggggggggggaggggtggcgcaTGGCAGgacccacccccaccgccactgTGTCCCCAGCGTCCGGCCTAGGACGTGGTATGCAGTAGGGGCCCAGTGCATGTTTGTTCAAAGGATGCATTTTAACAGTCTTCCCGGGTCTCGGCGCCAGCAGGGGCGAAGGCGTCAGGAGGGCCCCCAACTGAACCGGCACCCCCTCCCTTTGTGGCACCCACTTTACTGCGCATCAGCTGGCATCCGGCGGGCTCCTGGGGCCCCAGCTCACGGGAGATCTGTCGCAGGACAGAGGCCGCCAGCTGCTCGCGGTAGCAGGGCAGGAAGTCCCTCAGCATGGTGTCCACCTGGCCTGCAGGGACAAGGGGACACTCAGGCGGTTGAATCAGACCTGCCTGGGGAGGGCCGAACAGGCAGGGAGGCCGCTTGTGAGCTCCTACCCTTGCCCCAAAGCTGCCCAACAAGAGGTGCTCCAAATTCCATTCACCCTGAACCCTCCAGACTGTTTCCATCCACGTGGGAACAGGGTGTGGGGGACTTAGGTGACCCGGGCTTAATTCATAACAGACGCACAATAAATTTTAATCGTCTAGAGCATCCGATCTGATGAGCTTTGACACCTTTACAGCCCAAGAAACCATCGCCACAATCGAGGTGGTGAACGGAGCCATCCCACCCGAGTTCCCTCTTGCCCCTTCCACGGGGaggttttcaaaatcttttaagaGCCTCACCCTAGCACCAGGGAATTTTCTAGGGTGACCTGATCTAGGAAGTGACCACACAAGTGTTAAAGTCCGCCAAGCGGTTTCCCTAAGATGTGTGCACTTGGCTGAATGTAAAACATGAATCCATCCTGCTGCCTGGAATGTGGACACAACGGCCGGAGCATCAGCAGGCATTATGCACCATGAGGTGGCCTTAGGCACAAAAGCCACGCATGGGAGAATGATGAAGTGAAGGAGTTCAGGTGTCTAACTTGTATCAGCCTGCCTGCCACTGTACCTCCCtataggagagagaaataaatctttATCTTGTTTAAGCccctacaggaaaagaaaaagaaaaacacggCATAGAGTCGTGAATCCTTACAATGGTTCCATGAGATAGGCATTGTTGCTATCCCTGTTTTGCAGATAAGAGAATGAGACCTAGGAGATGAAGTcattcacccaaggtcacacagtaagtggccGTGGGGTGAACTTGGATGGTCTGGGTGTTGGTAAGACATGCCACATGCCGgtgcacatgctgttccccctATCTGGGATGCTCTTCCCACATCTGCCCACCAACTCCGTCACGTCCCTCCAGCCCCGGCTTGGCCCTCATCTCAGTGGGCAGTTGCCcacccctccttcttcccctcatgTGGGGAGCGTGGGGGTTCTCCGCCGTGCTCATCAATCAACTGCCATTCTTGAAATGATAACTTGGCTTTCCTTCCTGGTCTAGATCACGAGCCTAGGAGGGCGGAAGGATTCTCCACCCCACTGTGTCCCCCCGCAGAAAGCTCGTCCCAGGAGGTCTGGCTGGGCTTGGGACACCTCCCACCTGGCCCCCCGCCCTCACCCCGAACCCACACCCCGAATAGGGTTACCAGATTTACCGAGTAAAAGTACAGGACGCcgatgaaatttgaatttcagagaaatcaGAAGAAATTCAGAGAAATGAGGAGTCATTTTTTCGCGTACGTATGTACCCCAGGCAAAATGTGAGACATACTCATACAAAACAAGAATATTCGTTGCTTATCTGGAACGTAGGGCATCCTGCTACGGTCAGCCACCGTGTCAGACAAACTTGGCCCTGAACCTCACCTGGCCCCCGACCCACCTCACCCCGTGCCAGCTCACCTCTCAGGTGCTGTTGCCGCCGCTTGTCCAGGGGGCTCGAGGGCCGCCCACCCATCCTGCTGCAGTCACTGGGGGCTCCCTCGAGAGCAAAGCAGacactcccttccctcccacaaccccaagGTTTCTGGGTTCAGGGGCACCCCGGGAGCAGGGCAGCCCGTAAGAGGCCTGGATGCCGCTGAGACCAGCTGCCTGGGCTCAGAAGCCAGAACATAGCCCCTGCGTGAGTGTGTGCGTTTGTTGGGCTCAGTGGGGAatgcccacccctgccctgccccaccctgcaCCTGCGTCCTCCTGGGACCAAGGCCTCCAGAGCTGCTGGTTTCTgcaggggctgctggggcagCCCCGGGGGTGCTTTGGGGGTATGGAAGACAAGAGTCCCAGCTGGCTTTGGAGGAGGGACGCAGGGCAGACACCCGGTGGGACCAGTAGCTGTTGTTGGGGTGATGGGCAGGGACGGGGTGTCTAAATCCTGGTGCCCGCTCCCACTCTGCCAACCCCTTGCTGGGTGGTGCTGGGTTCTGAGAGGATCCggccctggcccagcccccagcagcccccagcctGACAGCCTCAGTTCCTGGGGTCAGTGCTGGCGCAGGGGGAGAAGGCGGGGAGCTGTTGGTATGCCATGGACTGATGGGATACGTCCCTTGTGTTCCTGTCTTGTCAGCCTGTCCTCCATCAGTGCACATAGCACTGGACTGGGTTGGGTTAGTTGGGTCTCCCTACCCCTTAACCTGTCTCTCCAGTGCCTAGCAGACAGCAGCCCTCAGTTtagtgaagggagggagggagggagggaagaagcagagTCGGCACTCCAGGCTGAAATATGATCAAATGGGAGTTTTGCAGGCTTTCAGATGAGGAGAGTGTTGAGTGCACGTGGCCAGAATGtggatgtgatggctggagcagGTGCAGTCCACCTTGGGCCGTGAGGTGAAACCCACATACCGACAATGGCACAACTATGATGTAGGAACCGGGGATCCCCCCCTCCAAGAGTTCATGACATTGCTCCACCGGCCCTGGGTGGCCTCCCTCCAGAAGAAGAGCTAACCCTCcatttgtttaagccaccaggGACATCTGATTGTAACCCTCACCAATGCCCCCGGATTCGGATTCGTTTCTTCTGTCAACGAACATCACTCCTTGCCAGCCTGAGTGTCATCCTTGAACTATGTGCCAGGGATGCAGAAGTGGGTAAAGCAGACCGTGGTCCAGCCCCCACGGACCATCCGTTGGCACACCAACAAAACTGTCAGGTAACGAGAAGGGTGAGGAAGaaaactggaacaggaagagGTAGAAAATACCAGGAGTGGAGAGGGATCGGGGACATGATTTGCGCCATGACCTAAAGCAAGTGACAGCCTGAGCCATGCAAAAAGCTGGAGGAAAAAGAATACTGGGGAGCAGGCACAGCGcaagcaaaggccctgaggtgggaacgGGCCTGACAGGTTCCGGTATAGCCCGAGGTGGGTGGGCTAGAGGAAGGCAAGTGAGGGGCAGACAAAACAGGTCTGGATCGCTGCGGCtacagggagaggagcagaggggagaggccCCCCACATGGCGTCCCCATGCCCATCTCACCACTTCCCTTTGCTTCTTGGCACCCCCATCCTGCCTTCTGCCTGCAGCACTGGGGTCACGGCCACCTGCTGTTGCCCGAGCCCACGGCTGGGttgctttctctgcttttcttcatgTTTCCGCTCTGGCCCCGGCCCACTTCCTCACTCTCACATCTGAGTGACTGACCCAGACAAGATGTTGGAGGAAAGTTCAGTTTCTGTGGTTTTGGCTTTGGGGTTTCAATCCCCATGGCCCCGATCAGGTGCCTCTGCGGGACGCCCCCAGTGCCCAAACGTGGCAAAGCTCAAACACGGCTGAGAGGCACCCGTGCACCCACCAGCCTCCCCCACTGCAGCCCCTAACGCCACAAAGCCGACAGGTGACCCACGCGTGGTCACGCTCTGGGAAAATGCTATGGCGCAGGCACATCACAGACGGAGGTGTCTTGGCACATTCAAGGCTCTGAGAAGGTCCACAGCCCAGGGGGACACAGCGGCTGCTGCCGGCCCCACGTGTGCCGGGAGAGCCCGGTCAAGTGTACAAAGGGCTGAACTCTGTGCTCCAAAAGGATATGTCCACAGGCTACTATCAAAAAGCCAAAACAAGCGTTTGTGAGGATGCGAAGCAACTAgaacccttgtgccctgttggCGGGAATATAAAAGGGCACAGCCGCTACAGAAAACCCTACGGAGGCTCCTTGAAATGTAAACACGGAATTACCATGTGAATCAATGATTACACTTCTAGGAATACCCCCAATGAACTGAAAGCAGGTTCTTGAGGAGGCGTTTGCACACCCACGTTCACAGCAGCCCTATCACGAGAAGCAGAGCGTGGAAGCAACCCAAACGTCTCTCTACAGACGAACGGGAAAAAACGTGACGCATGCACGCAGTGGAAGAGGACTGGGCCCTAAAAAGGAAGGCAATTCTGGCCCAGGCTGCAACATGAAGGGACCGTGAGGACGTTACGCTGAGTGAGATAAGCCAGCTGCAAAAGGACACATCTTGTAGGACTCCACTCATAGGAGGTACCCCGAGTAGTCAGtcacagggacagaaaggagCACGGGTGCCAGGGCCTGAGAAAGGGGAGCGTGGGGAGCTGTCTAACAGGGGTAGAGTTTCCGATCTACAAGGGTTCTGGGGACAGAGGGCGGGGACGGCTGCACAGCACTGTGAACGTACTTAAGGCCACTGCACGGGACACTTAAAAACGGTTAGGATGAGGGgggccggggtggctcagtcagttaagcgtccgacccttgatttgcggctcaggtcatgatctcacgattgagccccaagtcgcgCTGTGTATGTGTTGACAGCGAGGaccctgcctggggttctcttcctctccgcccctccctggctctgtgTGCGTTCTCgctctctaaatacatacatacatacatacatacatacatacatacataaataaaaacattaaaaaatggttaagatggtaaattttgttatgtggttttatttttaaatgtttatttatttttgagagagagagagagagagagagaaccagcaggggagggacagagagagggagacacagaggggcacctgggtggctcagtcggttaagtgtcgacttcagctcaggtcaggctctggcagtttatgggttcgagccctgcgttgggttctgtgccgacagctcagagcctggagcctgcttcggattctgtgtctccccctctctctgccccttccctgctcgtgctctgtctctctctcaaaaaaggaaggaaggaacgaaggaaggaaggaaggaaggaaggaaggaaggaaggaagggagggagggagggagggagggagggggggagggagggaggggggagggagggagggagggaaggaaggaaggaaggaaggaaggaaggaaggaaggaaggaaggaaggaaggaaggaaggaagacggACAccgtatccgaagcaggctccaggctctgagctgtcagcacaaagcctgacacggggctcaaattcacaaactgtgaaaccctgacctgagctgaagtcagatgcttaacccactgagccacccaggagcccccgttACTTggtttttaacacacacacacacacaggatatgTCCATCCCTTAACCCCTagaacctcagaatatgaccttatttgcaGGTGTAATTCCTAAGGATCTTGAGAAttcatcctggatttagggttGTCCTATAGCCAATGACCCGTGTCCCTACGAGAACAGgagaggacacagacacacagggaggacACATGACAACAGAGGCAGACACGGAGTGATGTGTCTAGAAGCCAAGGATGGCCAAGGAGTGCCAGCAGCCACCAAAACCCAGAAGAAAGGCATgggacagattctccctcagaacctccagaaggatCCAACCCTACTGACACCccgatttcagacttctgacctcctgCTCTGGGGGACCACACATTCTGTGGCACTTTGCTCCGGCAGCCCAGGGTGcccatccctgccctccaccctctGGGACGAAGGCTTTAGGTCACACGCACAGCCTGGGCATCCCTGATCCCACTGCCCACCAAGGACCACGAGACAGTGCAGACTTCAAGCACACGCGCCCTTTAATATCTGGTCACCCAGAGCCACGGCCGGTGGGCTGAGGGCCCCCGGGCCGGGCCGGTGGCTGGACCCCGGGGGGCTTCTGGCGGCACCACGCGGCTTTTTGAAAATGAAGCCTGAAGCGGCGGCGGGGGCAGCGGGGCCCAGCCCAGGAAGGTCCCGGCCCACGGGGGCCGTCTGTGGTCCCAGCTGCGGTGTCCCTCGGGGCCAGCTACAAAGTGGAATGCTTCTCGAAGGGCACAGTCAGGAGTCGCGCCGCGGCCTCGTCCAGGAACCAGCAAAGTTTCCCCGTGTGGGGCTGGACcagggcggcggggagggggttCTCCTCCTTGGCCTCCAAAATGCGCTGCATAAAAAAGGCAGGATCGTGAGGCCCCCGACCCGCACCCCCAGCACCCCTCGGAGCTCCCGGGACCCCCCACGGACAAGACTCTCCTACTCTCAGAATGTGATGTCACCCTTCCGGCTGTCCTGGCTTTAAATGATCAGCAGGGGAACTGTGTAATACCGGGGTTGGCACACCTTTCCGGCACAGATCAGAGTCAGTCTTTCGGCTCTGCAGGTCGTACcctgtctctgtcacaactactcagctcGGCTGTCACAAGCGGCAGGATGTGGTCCCGTGGGCTGTGCTGTGCTGATCCCCTGATGTGACCTCACGATTGGTGGGAATTATAAATACTGCTTTCTGATGGCCAGGCCTGTCCCCATGCCCTCTGTCATTTCCTCTGACCATCGCCCTGTGAGGTCGCCTCATTttccacccccattttacagtcAGGAAAAGCCTGAGGCTTGGGCAGTCTTACGTGAGCCTACTCTGAGCTAAAACCGCTGCACTGATCCTCAGGAGGACAATACAGAAGGGCCCTCCCGACCCACCTTGCAGATGGGAAAGTTGAGGCCTGAGGGCTTAAGTGGCTGCCCAAGGCCATGCTGGACGTCACAGGCAGGGATGCTGGCCTGTTGGATTTTTTACAGTCTGAACCCTTAATCCCAACCCAAGCCACTCCTGTGAGGACATCTGGGCTTAACAGTTTGGGAGGAATAATTAttacttattaatttaaaaaaatatatatttctggggtgcctgggtggctcagtgggttgagtgtctgacttcagctcaggtcatgatctcagtttacaagttcgagccccagatcaggctctctgctgtctgtgcagagcccgcttcagatcctgtcccctctctctgttcctcccctgcgtgtgtgtgtgtgtgtgcacgcacacattctctctcgaaaataaacatttaaaaatttttttcaatgttttatttagttttgagagagagagagagagagaaagagagagagagagagggaaggagggaggaggggcagagagagtgggaaacatagaatccgaagcaggctccaggctcccagctgtcagcagagctcgacgcggggcttgaactcatgaaccgtgagatcatgacttgagctgaagtcggtcgcttaaccaactgagccacccaggcgcccctttttagtTTACTTCTAATATCTTACTTGTTTTATATGTTcctaaaatattaagtaaacttttttttcttattcctcctTGTTTAGTTATTCCTACTGCATAATTTCCCTCCCTGATTATTTTTGCCAAGGGTCTAACTTTGGGATCTATTACCATTAAGCTTTTAAGAATATTAAccaatccaggggtgcctggatggcttagttgattgagtgtccgccttcgactcaggtcatgatctcatggatcgtgaaTCAAccctcacatcaggctcactgctgtcaacgcagagcccacttcagatcctctgtcctcctctctctgcctctcccctgcttatggtctctcaaaaataaataaacatataaaaaaagaatattaaccaATTCATTAATTTCTGACTTCAATGTCACTTATTCCTTCCACTGACTTTTCTtggatttttgttattgttctttttcctgaGTCTAGAGTAAAGCACTCAATTTGtttaactgtttttttatttaataatgtttttaaaaattgtatttttaagaaatctctacacccaatgtggggcttgaacttacaacgccaagatcaagagtcatgcccttatttactaatttttgaaaCCACACCTTAAAGCTACAAATTTACCTCTGAGTGCAGCTTTGGCCGCATCTCATcaatttcacttcatttcataattatttattcCTAAGTAGCCTGTAATTATAGTGGCCATCTCCCCTTCAAACCAAGAATTACTCAAGTCCCTTGGGGCCTGGTGCTTCTAGCGCAGTAATGTCTGGGGCCATATTCCATCCCTGGGCCCTCATGCCATGACCTTCCTGGGAATGGGGCCCTCAGCCATTACCTTCAGAACAGCTGCCTTGCCTTCTCCGGTTGCCACAAAAATGACCGTTCGGGCTGCATTTAGCACAGGAAGCGTGAGGGTCACACGCTCTGGTGGTGGCTTTGGGGAGTCGCTGATAGGGGCCACGATCTTCTCCCgctcctgggggagggaggccccGGGGTGGAATGTCACTTCAGTTTCTCGAGCACTCACATACACCAGGCATGATCTGTCCATCATTCCatcaccccgcccccaccattaATCTTGTGGTACTTGATTTAAATCCCCATTTTAAGATGGGTAAACCAAGGCTCCAGAGTTGGTTAAGGCTTGCTAGTTGGCAGAGGCTGACTCAAACCCTGCTGTGGGCACCTCCCGGTCCCTCAAAAGTGGTCCTCCCTCCGGAAGTTCTAGTCGGCAGAGGCCCATGTGGGTGCGCTcacctggaggagggggtggtcTGGGAAGAGTGAGCAGGTGTGGCCGTCAGGACCCACTCCGAGAATCAGCAGGTCAAAAACCGGAATGGCGTCCCCTTGGAAGGCCTGGGGGGGAAAAGACAGTCCAGAgaggttgggggcggggtggggctcAAAGGACACAAAGAGACAGTGGCTATAACACAGGGAGCAACACGCAGCCTCACCTGCATGAAAGGGCCTCTGTGAGGCTCCACATTTCACCCGTGTGACTGGCCAAAAGCCTGGGGACACAACTGTCCCAGACCTGCTCCCAGAGTGTCAGAGGCTGGGCTACCTTCAGGGACCCAACGGTGGGGCTGTGGACTCCCGGGAAGGGGGAGCGGGGGTGGTCCTGAAAGGCATCTGTCCAGGGTGGGGCCGTATTTGCAACCAcccccggggttgggggggggggggcgctagtTTTTGCTGGTGATAATCATACAGTGCCACCCACAGGCCTGCTCCGTCACCACCGCATGGACCAGGCCTCCCTGGGGCCACACCGTGGGACTCACCTGTCTCAGCTTCTTGGCATAGTCCTCGGCCGCCTCCTCCACAGGAAGCTGGGGGTTAATGGTGATCACCTGGCTGTCGGGAATGGGCAGCCTGGAGAGCAAGTGGGTCTGCagcagagggagggacaaagtCACCAACAGCCACACATGGTTCCCAGAGGCACAAGGTTTGCACGCGTGACCA encodes the following:
- the PGLS gene encoding 6-phosphogluconolactonase isoform X2; the protein is MAAPAPGLISVFSSPQELGASLAQLVAQRAACCLAGARARFALGLSGGSLVSMLARELPAAAAPAGPASLARWTVGFCDERLVPFEHAESTYGLYRTHLLSRLPIPDSQVITINPQLPVEEAAEDYAKKLRQAFQGDAIPVFDLLILGVGPDGHTCSLFPDHPLLQRILEAKEENPLPAALVQPHTGKLCWFLDEAAARLLTVPFEKHSTL
- the PGLS gene encoding 6-phosphogluconolactonase isoform X1 — translated: MAAPAPGLISVFSSPQELGASLAQLVAQRAACCLAGARARFALGLSGGSLVSMLARELPAAAAPAGPASLARWTVGFCDERLVPFEHAESTYGLYRTHLLSRLPIPDSQVITINPQLPVEEAAEDYAKKLRQAFQGDAIPVFDLLILGVGPDGHTCSLFPDHPLLQEREKIVAPISDSPKPPPERVTLTLPVLNAARTVIFVATGEGKAAVLKRILEAKEENPLPAALVQPHTGKLCWFLDEAAARLLTVPFEKHSTL